In one window of Neofelis nebulosa isolate mNeoNeb1 chromosome 15, mNeoNeb1.pri, whole genome shotgun sequence DNA:
- the TMEM79 gene encoding transmembrane protein 79 isoform X2, producing MTEPETLALLEVKGSEAPEKSPPQALVPNGRQPEGEGGAESCGAESSRAGSSAGSPTAEEGTEDALDSTVSEAATLPWGTGPQPSAPFPDPPGWRDIEPAPLRSEPPTKLEELSEDDANLLPEKAARAFVPIDLQCIERRPQEDLVVRCEAGEGERHRTRPPARATQPEPPERKWAEAVVRPPGRSCGACGGCGGRDGVRAVASVGAALVLFPCLLYGAYAFLPFDAPRLPTMSSRLIYTLRCGVFATFPIVLGLLVYGLSLLCFSALRPFGEPRREVEIHRRYVAQSVQLFILYFFNLAVLATYLPQETLKLLPLLTGLFAVSRVVVVCPTGLLTSVQPGFSSPCDSPSRVRLGEC from the exons ATGACAGAACCCGAGACCCTGGCCCTGCTGGAAGTGAAGGGGTCTGAGGCCCCGGAGAAGAGCCCGCCCCAGGCCTTGGTCCCCAATGGCCGGCAGCCGGAAGGGGAAGGTGGGGCTGAGTCCTGTGGAGCCGAGTCCTCCAGGGCGGGGTCTTCTGCTGGGTCTCCCACAGCCGAAGAGGGGACTGAGGATGCTCTCGACAGCACGGTAAGCGAAGCTGCCACCCTGCCCTGGGGGACTGGCCCTCAGCCCAGTGCCCCGTTCCCAGACCCCCCCGGATGGCGGGACATCGAGCCCGCACCCCTCCGCTCAGAGCCACCCACCAAGCTAGAGGAGTTGTCCGAAGATGATGCCAACCTGCTGCCCGAGAAGGCGGCCCGGGCCTTTGTGCCCATCGACCTGCAGTGCATCGAGCGGCGGCCCCAGGAGGACCTGGTTGTGCGCTGCGAGGCGGGTGAGGGCGAGCGCCACCGGACCCGCCCGCCTGCCCGGGCCACCCAGCCCGAGCCCCCCGAGCGCAAGTGGGCCGAGGCCGTGGTGAGGCCGCCAGGCCGCTCCTGCGGGGCCTGCGGGGGCTGCGGGGGCCGGGACGGGGTGCGGGCCGTGGCCTCGGTGGGAGCCGCCCTCGTTCTCTTCCCCTGCCTGCTGTACGGGGCCTACGCCTTCCTGCCCTTCGACGCCCCGCGGCTGCCTACCATGAGCTCCCGCCTCATCTACACGCTGCGCTGCGGGGTCTTTGCCACCTTCCCCATCGTACTGG ggctccTGGTGTACGGGCTCAGCCTCTTGTGCTTCTCGGCGCTGCGGCCCTTTGGGGAGCCGCGGCGGGAGGTGGAGATCCACCGGCGCTATGTGGCCCAGTCGGTCCAGCTCTTCATCCTGTACTTTTTCAACCTGGCCGTGCTCGCCACCTACCTGCCCCAAGAGACCCTCAAGCTGCTCCCTCTGCTCACTGGCCTCTTTGCCGTCTCCCG TGTAGTGGTTGTCTGTCC